The proteins below are encoded in one region of Acidithiobacillus ferrooxidans ATCC 23270:
- a CDS encoding YbaB/EbfC family nucleoid-associated protein, producing the protein MKRKQGGKEKMKGGLGNIMKQAQQLQERLQKTQEELAQVEVQGHAGGNLVEVTMTCRHDVRRVRIDPSLLTDGDQEMLEDLVAAAINDAVRTAEKVSAERMSEVTGGMNIPGMNLPF; encoded by the coding sequence ATGAAACGTAAACAGGGAGGTAAGGAAAAGATGAAAGGTGGACTGGGGAATATCATGAAGCAGGCGCAGCAACTCCAGGAGCGTTTGCAAAAGACGCAGGAAGAACTTGCCCAGGTAGAGGTGCAGGGCCACGCGGGTGGCAATCTGGTGGAAGTCACCATGACCTGCCGACATGACGTGCGGCGAGTTCGCATCGACCCCTCTCTGCTGACCGACGGCGATCAGGAGATGCTCGAAGATCTTGTGGCAGCGGCCATCAATGACGCCGTGCGCACTGCTGAGAAGGTCAGCGCGGAGCGGATGTCGGAAGTGACTGGCGGCATGAATATTCCGGGCATGAACCTGCCTTTCTAG
- the acpP gene encoding acyl carrier protein — MDNVADRVKKVVVEQLGVNEDEVTNEASFVDDLGADSLDTVELVMALEEEFDCEIPDEEAEKIATVQQAIDYVSAHIPAKDA; from the coding sequence ATGGATAATGTGGCAGATCGTGTAAAGAAGGTCGTAGTAGAGCAGTTGGGCGTTAATGAGGACGAAGTCACCAATGAGGCGTCCTTTGTTGATGATCTGGGTGCCGACTCGCTGGATACCGTGGAGCTGGTGATGGCGCTGGAAGAAGAATTCGATTGTGAAATCCCCGACGAAGAAGCGGAAAAGATTGCGACCGTGCAACAGGCCATCGACTATGTGTCTGCGCATATTCCAGCCAAGGATGCCTGA
- a CDS encoding ammonium transporter: MIPTGVTPPGGNVFFLLMGAILVFAMHGGFAFLELGTVRRRSQVNALVKILSDFGISTIVYFFVGYHIAYGISFFADVKALTASNHGFQMVRFFFLLTFAAAVPAIISGGIAERARFYPQLLATAFLVGLVYPFYEGIVWNGHYGIQAWFTSVFGAPFHDFAGSVVVHAMGGWMALMAVWLLGSRKGRYGKDGAVHAMPPSNIPFLALGSWILIIGWFGFNVMSAQQIAAVQGLVALNSLMALVGGMLAALAVGKGDPGFVHNGALAGLVAICAGSDVVQPIGALAIGAIAGIIFVYLFTFVQHRLRLDDVLGVWPLHGVCGVWGGLAVGIFGHQFLGGAGGVSFWSQLLGTALGVLVALAGSGIVYGSIKYFIGIRLDPEAEYAGADLSLHHVSAYPEEDIERA, from the coding sequence ATGATACCCACAGGAGTCACGCCTCCAGGCGGAAATGTGTTTTTTTTGCTGATGGGCGCCATTCTGGTGTTTGCCATGCATGGCGGATTCGCCTTCCTGGAACTGGGTACGGTACGACGGCGCAGCCAGGTAAATGCGCTGGTGAAGATTCTCAGTGATTTTGGTATATCCACCATCGTCTATTTTTTTGTGGGTTATCATATCGCCTATGGCATCAGCTTTTTTGCCGATGTAAAGGCTCTGACCGCAAGCAATCATGGTTTTCAGATGGTGCGGTTTTTTTTCCTGCTGACCTTCGCTGCTGCGGTGCCAGCCATTATCTCCGGTGGTATTGCCGAACGGGCACGTTTTTATCCCCAATTGCTGGCGACTGCCTTTCTGGTGGGACTGGTTTATCCCTTTTACGAAGGGATCGTCTGGAATGGTCATTATGGTATTCAAGCCTGGTTTACCAGCGTTTTTGGTGCACCTTTCCACGATTTCGCAGGCTCGGTGGTAGTGCATGCCATGGGTGGATGGATGGCGCTGATGGCGGTCTGGCTGCTGGGTTCGCGCAAGGGGCGTTACGGGAAAGATGGTGCGGTACACGCCATGCCGCCTTCCAACATTCCCTTTCTGGCGCTGGGCTCCTGGATTCTGATCATCGGCTGGTTTGGTTTTAATGTGATGAGTGCACAGCAAATTGCCGCTGTGCAGGGTCTGGTGGCACTCAATTCGCTTATGGCACTGGTGGGCGGCATGCTGGCGGCGCTGGCGGTAGGGAAGGGCGATCCGGGCTTCGTTCATAATGGCGCTCTGGCAGGTCTCGTGGCCATCTGCGCCGGTTCCGATGTGGTGCAACCCATTGGGGCTTTGGCCATCGGTGCCATTGCCGGCATTATTTTTGTCTACCTGTTCACCTTTGTGCAGCATCGCCTGCGTCTGGATGACGTGCTGGGTGTCTGGCCGCTCCATGGTGTTTGCGGGGTGTGGGGTGGACTGGCCGTCGGAATTTTTGGACATCAGTTCCTCGGCGGCGCCGGTGGGGTCAGTTTCTGGTCTCAGTTGCTGGGCACCGCACTAGGCGTCCTGGTCGCCCTGGCGGGCAGTGGTATCGTCTACGGCAGCATCAAGTACTTTATCGGGATTCGTCTGGATCCCGAGGCGGAGTATGCGGGGGCGGATTTGAGCTTGCACCATGTCAGCGCGTATCCTGAAGAGGATATCGAGAGGGCGTGA
- the fabG gene encoding 3-oxoacyl-ACP reductase FabG, with protein MAGSLEGQLALVTGGSRGIGREIAHVLGRQGARVVATATTSAGAERISADLAAQGIHGAGMALDVTDDAAMSAVLAQIQASHGAPAILVNNAGITRDQLLLRMKDEDWDAVMATNLRAVYRLSKLCVRDMLKARFGRIINITSIVGVMGNAGQTNYAAAKAGVAGFTRAMAREVAARQVTVNCVAPGFISTDMTEGLNEAQRDTLLQQIPAGRLGTVADVAAAVAYLASPEAGYVTGQILHVNGGMWMG; from the coding sequence ATGGCAGGATCTTTGGAGGGCCAGCTAGCCCTGGTCACAGGTGGCAGCCGCGGCATCGGACGGGAGATCGCGCACGTACTCGGCAGACAGGGTGCGCGGGTCGTTGCCACGGCAACGACCTCTGCCGGTGCGGAACGGATCAGTGCCGATCTGGCGGCGCAGGGCATCCACGGCGCCGGGATGGCACTGGACGTGACTGATGACGCGGCCATGTCCGCAGTACTCGCGCAGATACAGGCATCCCATGGCGCGCCGGCCATTCTGGTGAACAATGCGGGAATCACCCGGGATCAACTGCTCCTGCGGATGAAGGATGAGGATTGGGATGCTGTCATGGCGACCAATCTGCGCGCGGTATACCGCTTGAGCAAGCTATGCGTGCGCGATATGCTCAAAGCCCGTTTTGGCCGTATCATCAACATTACTTCGATAGTCGGGGTGATGGGGAATGCCGGGCAGACGAATTATGCAGCCGCCAAGGCAGGGGTCGCGGGTTTCACCCGGGCCATGGCGAGGGAGGTGGCGGCCCGGCAGGTGACCGTCAATTGTGTGGCACCAGGCTTTATCAGCACGGACATGACCGAAGGGCTGAATGAAGCGCAGCGCGACACTCTGCTGCAGCAGATTCCTGCGGGAAGGCTGGGGACGGTGGCCGACGTGGCTGCTGCAGTCGCTTATTTGGCGAGCCCGGAAGCAGGTTACGTAACCGGACAGATTCTGCATGTCAATGGTGGCATGTGGATGGGGTAA
- the pabC gene encoding aminodeoxychorismate lyase: MDGDPLVAGACDATLDRALHYGDGLFETIAVIRGVPLFWEEHLARLERGATILNIPAPHPEVWREDLRTALDAIPAQPRLLLKLTLGRGPGPGYGSAGAGPPRRYLWLSRWPERNPHYWNPGISAAACEVALLTGAPYLGVKSLNRLNQVMARDALAPEYAEGVMMDQSGLLREGIMSNLFWVMTGVVHTPELENGGIAGVQRAAILAWLQAHGVPTRLGHWPLTVLQDADEIFFSNSLIGVWPVRYFMGRELPGHDGPITSVLLAWTREMGLGPQP; the protein is encoded by the coding sequence ATGGATGGAGATCCCCTCGTGGCGGGGGCGTGCGATGCTACCCTGGACCGTGCGTTACATTACGGCGACGGGCTTTTTGAAACCATTGCAGTGATCAGGGGTGTCCCCCTGTTTTGGGAGGAGCATCTGGCGCGACTCGAGCGTGGCGCGACCATTCTGAATATTCCGGCACCTCATCCGGAAGTCTGGCGCGAAGATTTACGGACGGCGCTGGATGCTATCCCGGCGCAGCCGCGCCTTCTCCTTAAACTGACCCTCGGTCGTGGACCAGGGCCGGGGTACGGCAGCGCCGGCGCGGGCCCTCCCCGCCGCTATCTGTGGTTGTCCCGGTGGCCGGAGCGAAACCCGCACTACTGGAACCCCGGCATCTCCGCCGCAGCCTGCGAGGTCGCCTTGCTCACCGGCGCGCCGTATCTCGGCGTCAAATCTCTCAATCGCCTGAACCAGGTTATGGCCCGGGATGCCCTGGCCCCCGAATATGCCGAGGGGGTCATGATGGACCAGTCGGGACTGTTGCGCGAGGGCATCATGTCCAATCTGTTTTGGGTAATGACTGGTGTTGTCCATACTCCGGAGCTGGAAAACGGCGGCATCGCTGGTGTTCAGCGGGCCGCCATTCTGGCATGGTTGCAGGCCCATGGCGTGCCGACCCGCTTGGGCCACTGGCCACTGACGGTGCTTCAGGATGCTGACGAAATATTTTTCAGCAACAGTCTCATCGGTGTCTGGCCCGTGCGCTACTTCATGGGGCGCGAATTACCCGGGCATGACGGACCTATAACATCCGTCCTCCTCGCATGGACTCGGGAAATGGGTCTGGGGCCACAACCGTGA
- the dnaX gene encoding DNA polymerase III subunit gamma/tau: MSAYLALARRWRPQHFDDFVGQEAVVSALRHALDSGRIHHAFLFTGTRGVGKTTLARLLAKCLNCERGVSSNPCGECSACRSIAAGNFVDLLEVDAASRTRVDETRDLLDNVQYAPTAGRYKAYLIDEVHMLSAHSFNALLKTLEEPPEHVKFLLATTDPQKLPITVLSRCLQFNLRRLDVPQIQGRLRQIMSLEQVPAEDAALQILSRAADGSLRDALSLLDQAIVHGGGAVRRDGVLAMLGRSGDDAVLGLIAALVDRDAAQVFAIVGDHLARGMDGPGLLDLVIEGLHRIALAQFLPADPDDDGAEAVVHLRGRISPLTLQSWYFLLLSARRDFALYPDDRMALEMAFLRVLSFSGSASPDSPPAALPGGENRHPGESLPPTREFVMPEATSPLSDHSVPLLSIRSRDEVREPSPVATSGQRDADAGTAPAADWRRVLASLAVSPMIAEYLRYGQALRCDPEAVELAVEPNYLPFLLKTEARRALHQALTAYYGREPRLSIVALTIETGVGSLVQEDRAQLASRQAAAEARVAADPRIGAFLEALDARVESIEIVAASSNDMPSAHNET, translated from the coding sequence ATGAGCGCCTATCTCGCGCTGGCCCGCCGCTGGCGACCCCAACATTTTGACGATTTTGTCGGGCAGGAGGCCGTCGTCTCCGCCTTGCGCCATGCCCTGGATTCCGGCCGCATCCATCATGCTTTTCTGTTCACCGGCACACGGGGCGTCGGCAAGACGACTCTGGCGCGGCTGCTCGCCAAGTGTCTGAACTGCGAGCGAGGCGTGAGCAGCAACCCCTGCGGAGAGTGCAGCGCCTGCCGCAGTATTGCTGCAGGGAACTTCGTGGATCTGCTGGAGGTGGACGCGGCAAGCCGTACCCGGGTGGATGAGACCCGCGACCTTCTGGACAATGTCCAGTATGCGCCTACGGCTGGTCGCTACAAGGCGTACCTCATTGACGAGGTGCATATGTTATCTGCGCACAGCTTCAATGCGCTGCTGAAAACCTTGGAAGAACCGCCGGAACATGTCAAATTTCTGCTGGCGACTACGGACCCACAGAAGCTGCCGATAACCGTGCTCTCCCGCTGCCTGCAGTTTAATTTACGTCGCCTGGATGTTCCCCAGATTCAGGGAAGATTGCGGCAGATCATGTCGTTGGAACAGGTGCCGGCGGAGGACGCCGCCCTGCAGATACTATCGCGCGCTGCCGACGGGAGTCTGCGTGACGCCTTGAGTCTGCTGGATCAGGCTATTGTCCACGGTGGTGGCGCGGTGCGGCGCGACGGCGTGCTCGCGATGCTGGGGCGCAGCGGCGATGACGCGGTGCTGGGTCTGATCGCCGCGCTGGTGGACCGAGATGCTGCACAGGTATTCGCCATAGTGGGTGATCATCTGGCGCGGGGCATGGACGGGCCCGGCCTGCTGGACCTGGTCATAGAAGGCCTGCATCGCATCGCTCTGGCGCAATTTCTTCCAGCCGATCCGGATGACGATGGCGCCGAGGCGGTCGTGCATCTGCGCGGGAGAATCAGCCCGCTTACCCTGCAGTCCTGGTATTTTTTGCTCCTTTCGGCACGACGTGACTTTGCGCTTTATCCAGATGATCGCATGGCGCTGGAGATGGCCTTTCTGCGGGTGTTGAGCTTTTCCGGTTCAGCATCGCCCGACTCGCCGCCAGCGGCCCTCCCGGGCGGGGAAAACCGGCATCCTGGCGAGTCACTTCCCCCGACGCGCGAATTCGTTATGCCCGAGGCAACTTCACCGCTATCGGATCATTCGGTTCCCCTGCTCTCCATCCGTTCACGGGATGAAGTCCGGGAGCCGTCGCCGGTAGCGACGTCCGGTCAGCGCGATGCGGATGCCGGGACCGCGCCAGCAGCAGACTGGCGTCGCGTACTGGCATCGCTGGCGGTGTCGCCGATGATTGCCGAGTACCTGCGCTACGGACAAGCCCTGCGCTGCGATCCGGAGGCGGTGGAGTTGGCCGTGGAGCCCAATTATTTGCCGTTCCTTCTCAAGACCGAGGCCCGCCGGGCGTTACATCAGGCGCTTACGGCATATTACGGCCGGGAGCCCAGGCTCAGCATTGTTGCTCTCACCATAGAGACCGGGGTGGGCAGCCTGGTGCAGGAAGACCGGGCGCAGCTGGCGTCCCGGCAAGCTGCAGCAGAGGCACGTGTGGCCGCGGATCCGCGCATCGGCGCGTTCCTCGAAGCCCTGGATGCCCGCGTAGAATCCATTGAAATCGTGGCGGCATCCTCAAACGATATGCCGTCAGCTCACAATGAAACGTAA
- a CDS encoding DNA polymerase III subunit delta' C-terminal domain-containing protein codes for MNMPRPTPAEWSPIWRLVQTGLPQAMLAAGESGTLVAQYCDDLQQVALCFAPTAQGLPCGTCRSCRLLAEGNHPDLLMITPETGKRITIEAVRHANEFLAFTPQVSACRWLRIAPAEAMTAAAANALLKTLEEPAARAHILLLSEHPSQLIPTIRSRLQRLPFPTMLPGQCVNWLEGLGIPPAEALSLSRQFANRPLRAWQLWESGWVTLRRTWIETLLNLPRQGPVAALRLADNWAKDTDLLLLRELVLSLLADLLRLQGHRLDNVVHLDYLQSLEVMAQSARVACLWPALEGWARLPESLAQNRNVGMTLETLLLNWVGIWSGQVAHGITS; via the coding sequence ATGAACATGCCGCGCCCGACGCCTGCGGAGTGGTCGCCGATATGGAGACTGGTGCAAACCGGTCTGCCCCAGGCGATGCTTGCCGCAGGCGAGTCGGGAACGCTGGTCGCACAGTACTGCGATGATTTGCAACAGGTGGCGCTGTGTTTTGCGCCAACGGCGCAGGGGCTGCCCTGTGGAACCTGCCGTTCCTGCCGTTTGTTGGCGGAGGGCAATCATCCCGATCTGCTGATGATCACTCCCGAAACCGGAAAACGCATCACCATTGAGGCGGTGCGCCATGCCAACGAGTTCCTCGCCTTCACCCCGCAGGTCAGCGCGTGTCGCTGGCTGCGCATCGCGCCGGCCGAGGCGATGACTGCGGCGGCGGCCAATGCCCTGCTTAAAACCCTGGAGGAACCTGCGGCGCGTGCCCATATTCTTCTGCTCAGTGAACACCCGTCACAGCTTATTCCCACCATCCGATCCCGTTTGCAGAGATTGCCGTTCCCGACGATGCTTCCGGGGCAGTGCGTGAACTGGCTGGAAGGTCTCGGCATACCGCCTGCGGAGGCGCTCTCGTTAAGTCGGCAGTTTGCGAACCGGCCATTGCGTGCCTGGCAACTTTGGGAATCCGGATGGGTCACGCTGCGCCGAACCTGGATCGAGACGCTGTTGAACCTTCCTCGGCAAGGGCCTGTCGCCGCTTTGCGGCTGGCAGACAACTGGGCCAAAGACACCGACTTGCTGCTGCTGCGCGAACTGGTTCTAAGCCTGTTGGCGGATTTGCTGCGTCTTCAAGGCCATCGCCTGGACAACGTCGTGCATTTAGACTATCTGCAATCGCTGGAGGTTATGGCGCAATCGGCCCGGGTCGCGTGCCTCTGGCCGGCCCTGGAGGGGTGGGCGCGGCTGCCTGAGTCGCTTGCGCAGAATCGCAATGTGGGGATGACACTGGAAACGTTATTGTTGAATTGGGTAGGCATTTGGTCAGGACAGGTGGCGCATGGAATTACAAGCTGA
- the recR gene encoding recombination mediator RecR — protein MADVPSMDALVALLRRLPGIGPRSAQRISYELLVRKRDLMPQLAAAFQQAHAVVRFCERCNNLSEAPLCAVCRSEHRDRSILCVVESPADLRAIEDTGVFVGEFFVLMGHLSPLDGIGPEALHIDRLSARLGETDLQEVIFATNPTLEGEATAQFLAGLVPDGVTISRIARGVPVGGELEYVDRSTLGRALHGRRLLDE, from the coding sequence ATGGCAGACGTTCCGAGTATGGACGCCCTGGTGGCACTGCTACGCCGCCTACCGGGTATTGGCCCGCGTTCGGCGCAACGGATCAGCTATGAGTTGCTGGTGCGTAAGCGCGATCTCATGCCGCAACTCGCCGCAGCCTTTCAGCAAGCCCACGCGGTGGTCCGTTTTTGTGAGCGCTGCAACAACCTGAGCGAAGCGCCATTGTGTGCCGTCTGTCGTTCCGAACACCGGGACCGTTCCATTTTGTGCGTGGTGGAATCGCCCGCTGATCTGCGTGCAATCGAGGATACGGGGGTGTTCGTCGGCGAATTTTTCGTATTGATGGGGCATTTGTCGCCCCTGGACGGCATCGGTCCCGAAGCCCTGCATATCGACCGCCTCAGCGCGCGACTGGGTGAAACAGACTTGCAGGAAGTGATTTTTGCGACCAATCCTACCCTGGAAGGAGAGGCTACAGCCCAGTTTCTCGCTGGACTGGTTCCTGACGGTGTCACCATCAGTCGTATCGCGCGGGGGGTGCCGGTGGGTGGTGAACTGGAATATGTCGATCGCAGCACCCTCGGGCGCGCCTTGCATGGTCGTCGCTTGCTCGACGAATAA
- the fabF gene encoding beta-ketoacyl-ACP synthase II, which produces MKRRVVITGLGIVSPVGVGIPAAWNSITQGRSGIGRVTRLDPASYSSQIAGEVRGFDIGQYIPIKEARKMDLFIHYGLVAAMEAVADSGLQIGADIADRVGVSIGSGIGGLPGIESEHQVVTESGPRRISPFFIPRCIVNMVSGHVSIMYGAKGPNIAMATACSTGTHSIGEAARLIEYGDADVMIAGGAEAAVSPLGLGGFCAARALSTRNADPEKASRPWDKDRDGFVLGEGAGVLILEEYEFARRRGARIYAELAGYGMSSDAYHMTQPAPGGEGAVRCMQAALRNASVSPEMVGYINAHGTSTPLGDRSETDAVHTVFGEHAQRLAMSSTKSMTGHLLGAAGGVEAIFTALALYHGILPPTINLDQADEGCDLDYVPLKARKASVEVALSNSFGFGGTNSSLVFRRFHD; this is translated from the coding sequence TTGAAGAGACGTGTAGTGATTACGGGTTTGGGGATTGTGTCACCCGTCGGTGTGGGTATCCCGGCGGCGTGGAATTCGATAACCCAGGGACGCAGCGGTATCGGTCGGGTGACCCGACTGGATCCTGCCTCCTACAGTTCCCAGATTGCAGGAGAAGTCCGTGGCTTCGATATTGGTCAGTACATTCCGATCAAGGAAGCCCGCAAGATGGATTTATTTATCCATTACGGCCTCGTGGCGGCTATGGAAGCGGTTGCAGACTCTGGTTTACAGATCGGAGCAGATATTGCAGATCGGGTGGGCGTATCCATCGGCAGTGGTATCGGTGGTCTGCCGGGCATCGAATCCGAGCATCAGGTCGTCACGGAAAGCGGCCCCCGCCGGATCTCGCCTTTCTTTATTCCACGTTGCATCGTCAATATGGTGTCGGGGCACGTTTCCATTATGTATGGGGCCAAAGGGCCCAACATCGCCATGGCGACGGCATGTTCCACCGGCACACATTCCATCGGCGAGGCGGCGCGGCTCATCGAGTATGGCGACGCCGACGTCATGATCGCCGGTGGTGCCGAGGCGGCCGTCAGCCCTTTGGGGTTGGGTGGGTTTTGTGCGGCGCGGGCGCTCTCTACGCGCAACGCCGATCCTGAGAAGGCGAGCCGCCCCTGGGATAAGGATCGGGATGGTTTCGTGCTGGGCGAGGGTGCGGGTGTTCTCATTCTCGAAGAGTATGAATTTGCCCGGCGTCGTGGGGCACGGATCTACGCAGAGTTGGCCGGCTACGGCATGAGCTCCGATGCTTACCATATGACCCAGCCCGCCCCGGGTGGGGAAGGGGCCGTCCGTTGCATGCAGGCCGCGCTGCGTAACGCCTCGGTGTCGCCCGAAATGGTGGGTTATATCAACGCGCACGGGACATCTACCCCGCTGGGAGATCGGTCGGAGACCGATGCGGTACATACCGTATTCGGCGAACATGCACAGCGATTGGCCATGAGCTCCACCAAGTCGATGACAGGTCATCTTCTGGGTGCCGCGGGGGGGGTCGAAGCCATTTTTACGGCGCTCGCGCTTTATCACGGCATTTTGCCGCCCACGATCAATCTGGATCAGGCCGACGAGGGCTGTGACCTGGATTATGTGCCCCTCAAAGCACGAAAAGCGTCCGTAGAAGTTGCTTTAAGCAATTCCTTTGGATTCGGCGGCACCAATAGTTCTCTGGTTTTCCGCCGCTTCCACGACTGA
- the fabD gene encoding ACP S-malonyltransferase, which translates to MHGSIAFVFPGQGSQSLNMLADLANSHPLVKEVFEEASAQLGEDLWRLTQEGPTEKLSQTRWTQPVMLTAGYAVYRVWEEEGGIFPDFVAGHSLGEYTALVVADAVDFVDAVRLVAERGRLMQEAVPEGVGAMAAIIGLGDDEVKQLCAQEARGEVLAAANFNAPGQVVAAGHQAAVERLVESARAAGAKRVVLLPVSVPSHCSLMEPAAERFQSALEAVQFRSPRAMVVHNADVQSHNTPDSIRAVLARQLYSPVRWTDTIRHLARQGAMTFVEMGPGRVLSGLGKRIEPSLTMLHVEDGKSLKAALEVI; encoded by the coding sequence TTGCACGGCTCTATCGCCTTTGTTTTTCCGGGTCAGGGTTCGCAGTCTTTGAATATGCTGGCCGACCTGGCTAACAGTCATCCGTTGGTCAAAGAGGTTTTTGAAGAAGCTTCCGCGCAGTTGGGCGAGGACCTGTGGCGGCTCACGCAGGAGGGGCCCACCGAAAAACTGAGCCAGACCCGCTGGACGCAGCCGGTGATGCTGACTGCCGGATATGCCGTATATCGGGTATGGGAAGAGGAAGGCGGCATCTTTCCCGATTTTGTCGCCGGGCATTCCCTGGGAGAATATACCGCTCTGGTGGTTGCGGATGCGGTGGATTTTGTGGACGCTGTACGCCTGGTCGCGGAACGAGGCCGCCTGATGCAGGAAGCGGTGCCGGAGGGGGTGGGTGCCATGGCAGCCATCATCGGCCTCGGCGACGATGAGGTGAAACAGCTCTGTGCTCAGGAGGCAAGGGGTGAAGTGCTGGCTGCGGCCAATTTCAACGCGCCGGGACAGGTGGTGGCTGCAGGTCATCAGGCGGCCGTCGAGCGGCTGGTGGAGTCGGCACGTGCGGCCGGGGCCAAACGTGTTGTCCTGCTTCCGGTCAGCGTGCCCAGTCATTGCAGCCTGATGGAGCCGGCCGCTGAACGTTTCCAGTCTGCGCTGGAAGCCGTGCAGTTCCGTAGCCCTAGGGCGATGGTGGTACATAACGCCGATGTGCAAAGCCACAACACGCCAGACTCCATCCGTGCCGTACTTGCCAGGCAGTTATATTCGCCGGTGCGCTGGACGGACACGATTCGCCACCTCGCCCGGCAGGGAGCCATGACCTTTGTGGAAATGGGCCCGGGGCGCGTACTGTCGGGCCTGGGGAAACGTATAGAGCCCAGCCTGACCATGCTTCACGTCGAAGATGGCAAAAGCCTCAAGGCTGCCCTGGAGGTGATCTGA
- a CDS encoding PilZ domain-containing protein, translated as MELQAEAGGAAKALSVVLRDATAVQRYYMPNIKGGGVLVETANLLPIGTEVLLMITLPDGQPRAPVMGKVVWVTPPDNREGRPPAIGVQFVNDRSGVLIRIQNALSGLPRNDGEVLSF; from the coding sequence ATGGAATTACAAGCTGAAGCGGGGGGTGCGGCAAAGGCGCTGTCCGTCGTGTTACGGGATGCCACCGCAGTGCAGCGTTACTACATGCCCAACATCAAAGGGGGCGGGGTACTGGTAGAGACAGCGAACCTCCTGCCCATAGGTACCGAGGTGCTGCTCATGATCACCCTCCCCGACGGTCAACCGCGTGCACCGGTCATGGGAAAGGTGGTGTGGGTGACGCCACCCGACAACCGTGAGGGTCGTCCTCCCGCCATCGGTGTCCAGTTTGTCAATGACCGCTCCGGGGTCCTGATCCGGATTCAGAACGCGCTGTCCGGCCTGCCAAGGAACGATGGTGAGGTGCTGAGTTTTTAA
- the tmk gene encoding dTMP kinase, which translates to MKATTRKSGFFLTLEGIEGAGKSSALPVLAELCHQQGYAVEVTREPGGGPLGEALRTIFLDDSLHLDADEELLLLYAGRRNHWRTRIAPALAAGKVVISDRYEDSTYAYQSGGRGVPPAHIAALARWAGITRRPDLTFWFDIAPELGAARIRMRRPDRLEQEDQAFFRRARAVFAERCAAEPQRIWRVDASLPLAMVHDAVRARLAAGLAAFYS; encoded by the coding sequence GTGAAGGCGACCACACGAAAGAGCGGATTTTTCCTTACCCTGGAGGGTATTGAGGGTGCGGGGAAAAGTTCAGCCCTGCCGGTGCTGGCGGAACTTTGCCATCAGCAGGGTTATGCCGTTGAAGTTACCCGGGAACCGGGCGGAGGGCCACTTGGGGAGGCGTTGCGCACCATTTTTCTGGACGATAGCCTGCACCTGGATGCGGATGAGGAACTGCTTCTGCTCTATGCCGGACGCCGGAACCACTGGCGGACACGTATCGCGCCTGCGCTGGCCGCCGGGAAGGTGGTCATCAGTGACCGCTATGAAGACTCCACTTACGCTTATCAGAGCGGCGGAAGGGGAGTCCCTCCCGCGCACATTGCGGCGCTGGCACGCTGGGCGGGAATCACCCGCCGTCCAGACCTGACGTTTTGGTTCGATATAGCGCCGGAGTTGGGTGCAGCACGTATCCGCATGCGCCGCCCGGATCGGCTGGAACAGGAAGACCAGGCCTTTTTCCGCCGCGCTAGGGCGGTCTTTGCGGAGCGTTGCGCGGCCGAACCACAAAGAATCTGGCGCGTCGATGCGAGCCTGCCCCTGGCGATGGTGCATGACGCTGTGCGGGCAAGGCTCGCCGCCGGCCTGGCAGCCTTTTATTCATGA